A window from Cryptomeria japonica chromosome 1, Sugi_1.0, whole genome shotgun sequence encodes these proteins:
- the LOC131028716 gene encoding protein SPIRAL1-like 3, whose translation MGRGVCSGGGQSSLGYLFGGEASVPTKDPPPNNDNKRPISNNYHRAEGQNSGNFITDRPSTKVQSAPGGGSSLGYLFGGQK comes from the exons ATGGGTCGAGGTGTTTGCAGTGGAGGGGGGCAAAGCTCATTGGGATATCTGTTTGGAGGAGAAGCCTCAGTGCCCACAAAAGACCCCCCTCCAAACAATGACAATAAAAGGCCCATCTCAAATAACTATCATCGTGCAGAAGGCCAAAACAGTGGGAATTTCATCACT GATCGACCTTCAACAAAAGTGCAGAGTGCACCAGGTGGAGGGTCTTCTCTTGGCTATCTCTTTGGAGGACAGAAATGA